GCTGTGTGGGAGGGTAACTGGGGGGTCACAGCAACACACCACGCATCAGCCAGCATGGGAGGAGTGCCCGGCAGACCGTCACCCCACAGCTGCTGTCACCCACCCAGCCTGTCCCCTCCCTCAcgcagccagcacagcactgccatgTGCCTGGGAAAGGAGCACCACGAGCTGTAGGGTcggcaccctggggtgcatccccacagcctcctcagctgggGCACCGTGCAGCGAGGACAGCCCAGCCGTGCCCTGTCCCAGCTGTCTCTATCTGGGAGCTCACAGATTCAGTGACACCCCGACCTCCTCTCCAAGCTGCTTTGGTCTGTGTTGGTTGCATCTGCATTTACTGTCAGCTCAACCTGGGACACTGTTTAGGAGAACATTTGGGGTTACAGGGGAAGCTGGTGGGCTCCAAGCCTCTAATCCTCACTTTGTTTTCCACTGCCAGAGAATGTAGACCCCAGCCTCAGCTCCCAGCACATAACCCGTTTCCTGGCTCAGGGCATCCCACCCTGCCCTTCAGTCATCCCATGCCCAAGCAGGCATCTCCTTGCTCCCTTTTTGGGAGGAAGCAAGTGTTTCTCCGGCCCCTGCTGGCTTCCTCCCTCCTAGCTCCTGAGGAAACAACCACTAACCTTGTGTTTTTCCAACCTGAGGCCCCTCTCAAACCCAGCTCCTGAGCAGGACTCACCACAGACAGCAGGTCCTGGTGTTCCTCACAGCCTCATCTCACAACACTCCACAGTTTGTTCCACTTCACCATGAGGAACAACCACCCCTCAGACTGACAGTTGCCCAGGTCAGCTCCCAGCACACCCTATTGTGTCCTACGTGGCACCCTCCCTGTGGTGCAGACGCAGCCCCAGAGCTGGTAACCCACAGTCACAGCCTCCTGGCCCCAAGGGAAGGGCACGTGGGTGCTGTGTTGCTTGCAGCCCTTGGCTCAGCCATGAGAGGCCCAGACCATGCTCCTCTCAGAAAAGTTTCTCCTGCCACCAAACACCTTGAAGCATCTCTGGCACCCCAACCATACCCTGGCACACACAGCCCCATCCTGGAAACCTAAATCCCTCATTAGCAGTGTAATTAGAGAAACCTGCAAATTAGTTAGAGGGTTGGCTCAGGGAGCCTTGACCTTGCAAGGCAGGTGAGGACATAGTGGGGCTGAGGGAGCCTTCTCAGCTGCTTCCTCTGCATGGTGCCTCTGTCCTGAGTGGGTTTGTTGCACTGGCGGTGCCCCTACAAGCTGGGAGAGgcccccagcctctcccctgcacccaccccccatggcaggggggaggctggagggcacaGAGCTGCCGGCTCAGCTGGCCGGGAGGAACGGGACAGCTGGGAGAGCAGTGGGACAGGCCTGTCATGGAATATGTGTGACCTTTGGAGGTGTAAGCCAATATAGAGGGGTGCCGTCGCAAGCACCTTCGCCCCTCCATTATGTGGCAGCCCTTCATTTTGTCTCCCTTCCCATCAGCTCTGCTCGTACACGCCATCCAGTGTAATCCAAGgagcccctctgctccccatgGCTCACAAAAACACCCGTGTAGTTGAGTGTCACCTGTCCCGGCGAAGCTGCGACTGCCACCATCAACCTAAGACTCTGACATGTTGGGGTGCATCTAAAAACTCACCCCACATCCTCTGCTTGCAGCGGGCTTAAGCCTGGCAGGTGCCATCCTCTGTTCCCTGCCTGCCACCCTCCTGCACCTCCTCTCTGCCATCCCACGTGGGTGTGGGCACGCTCTGTAGGGGCTGTACCTAGCTCAGGGGTGAAGGACTCTCCCAGTCTGGTGATGGGAAGCTTGCTGTGAAGTCACGCCAGTTTGTGGTGCATGCTGGTGACCCTCGTAACTGTGTATGTGCTGATTACCGTGCCTGGATAGGGACTGACCTCGCAGTTGCCCTCACCAGCCACCCCGGGGCTGGATACGGGTAACCACACCACTGGGGTGGTCAGGGCACTTGTCGGGGATGGTTGCTGTCCTAACCATGGCTTGTTGGGCTCCGTTTGCTCCGTGAACATTGCTGGGGAAGGCAATAACTCTGCTAAGTGGGGCAGGAGGGTTGGGGTGCTGTCTCAGATGCGGCAgctctcctggggctgctcccccaAGCCACATCTCTGATGTACAGGGCAAGTTGGGGTTCAGTGCTTGTCCTGGTAGCTGCGGGTCTCATTGCTCACAGACTGTAACTCCTTCTCTCCTGCTGGGAATGTGGCCGTCGCTGGCTTTTCCTGCCCATGAGAAGGCCAGGGCCAGTCTTTAGCTCCCTCCTCGGCCTGGGACAGACCCAGGCAGCCGCGTCCCTCCTTCGACTCACGGTACCTTTTCTCTCTCCCCGTGTCCCCTGCTAACAGCTTACCCTGGACGCACCCTGGGTTCCTCTGCCACAGGTTGGTATCGCTGCCTGCTACCTGCATGCTGCCAGCGCTGCCTAAGCTCTTCGCTGGCCTCCAGCTTTCCTATTCACCTGCCCCAACAGAGCCACACTTCCCAGGCACCAAGCAGACCCCGGTACTTGGCATCCCATAGCACCCACCGGAGCCAGTGTCCCCAGCCCTTCCAGAGCTCAGCACATGGGTCGCTGTGCTTTGTCCCTGACTCTGCATCCTGACAGCCCCCTCCCTCCTGCAGTCCCCAGGCTTTGATACCTTTCCCTCTTGGGTTAAGACTCAGGAGGTTGCGTATTCCTCTAACCATGTTTAAAGGCATTTGTGGTGGACCTGTGGGTTGATCTCTCACCCCGGCATGAACCGGAGGAGCCCAGCAGATAGCCCACCCTATGGAGGGGagctcttcccacccttcacccTCCTACATGCAGAAACTTTCCCGAACCCTTGATCCACCCCCCGGCTGCAGTTTAAGCCCATGAGCCCACAGCAGCTGTCCCAGTAACACAGGCTGGCCCCTGCGCAGCGGCCTCAGCCCCCTCGGGAGCCGGAGCTGGCTtctctccctgcctgtcctgctcGGGGTGTGCTGTCAGGTCCTCCCCAGAGAAGCAGGAGATGGGAGACGGGCCAAGAAATGCCAGCCAACACCCAGCCCTTCCCCTGGGTCCGGTGCTGGGCCACAGGGACAATATCCCTGCTGAGATATGAGGCAGGGAAACCCCATCTTCTGCCCCTCGTGTCCCAGCCCACGGCCCTGCTGCCAGATCCTGCTGAATCGGGCTCCTCCGCGCCCCAGCCCCAGACacggcagagccctgccagcaccTGGAGGGCCTCTGGCTCCCTGGTGTGCCAGCGTGCTGGCAGCGGAGAGGGTTGTAGATATATATAGCATATTTCAGAAGCTGTCTTATCTGCATCTCTAGCTGCAGGCGCACACACGTGTGCTGCTTGTGTGGGCGTACGAGCACGGCGCAGAAGCAGGCACAGGCAATCTGCAGCCACGTGTGGCTTGTCCCTCCGTCTGCGGGCACACGTGCTGAGTGGGTACTCGTGGCTTTTGAAGCTTCGGGAGCGAGCTGGCCAGCCCTCCAAGGGCTGCTGGGTGGCGCATCCCTGCCATAGGCAGAGCGGCTGGTGGGGTTTGCGGTACAGGGATGGGGTGGCAGCGTGGGTGATGCTGGGAGAGTCTCCCCAGGTGTTTTAGCATTCCTGGGTGGTCTGAGGACAGAGCAAGACCTTCGTGCCCATAGCTCAGTCTGAACCAGGAGAGGAAGGAGTTTTAGCTATGTCCACCGCTTGGTCTAACATCCTCAGGACTGACTTGCATGGTGGGGGTGAGCCAAGACCAGGCACTTCTGCTGGGTGTGAGGACAAGGAGGGAGAAGACCCAGCCCAGGGTTAACCCCACCTAAGAGCAGCAGCGGTCCCACCCAAGGGCAGCCTGGCTTTGCAAGGAACCTGGAAAAAACTCCCAGAAAGACactgctttaggaaaaaaaatctatttggaCATCCAGATTGCTCCTACCCCCATATCTGAACAGTCCAAGGCAAATGCAGGCTCTGTGGAGGGAGATGTGACCTTCCTGGCCTTGTTTGCCAGGTGCTTTGAAGGATTGCAACATGCTTTACTCTGCAGCTTAGAGAAGCTCTGTTTTAAGCTGCTGTGCTTTAAACAGGACCACGGACCCCCCTGCTCACAGGCAGGGCCTGATCACTCACCAGTGTGCAACTGCTCCTGCAAACGCCACCAGCACTTGCCTGGCTGGAGCTGGGATGAGCTTGAGCTGAGAGCaaggcaggctgggctgggagcgAGCAGCCACAGGGTGGCTGGAGAGAGCTGCCGTGATGGAGCTGCcgccatccctgccctgcagctggtgAGGACTGACTCTTTTATCCTGACTGGACCATCAAGGCGACCCAAATCGGTGCTGACAGAGACAGTGCGGGGACGTAGCAGGGACAGACACCAGGCCAGCACCCTCCCGGGTGGGAGATGCTCTCTGCTCTCCCAGACCCTGGGCAGCAGTGAGGAGGACCCATGCATGGCCTCACATCCTTGGGGCTGCTCTGCTACCTGGAGAACTGCAAGGATCCAGTGCCTGGTGCTGCCCACAAAGCCCATGGCGTGCCAACACCCCGCTCCCAAAGCAAGGGTTAGAGATGGGCTCGACGAGCTGTCGGTGACCCAGCCGTGGGGGCTGCCTGCATCGCTGCCCGCCCCAGCAAGGCAGGGCGGAGGTGGGGACGTGAAGCAGAGCCGGGGTGTTCAGGCTGCCTGTGTTCACACAGCCACGCCTGGCCAGGTACGTGTTACGAAAGAGCACGCGGGGACCCGCCTCAAACCTCTGGCACAACATCACAGGGGATAATAATAACAATCATCATCCGAAACCCAATTAAAACCAGCAAGCGAATAGAGCAGCAGTGATAGAGTGGCACAGAAGAATGAATAATAACAAAAGTCTGAGGTTTCAACATTTGTTTTTTGTCCCGTGTGAGAAGACAACGTTGGATCCCCGCGGcttgcaggcagggagcaggcagcaggcagggccatcGCCTTGCTTTGGATGTGGCTGCCCTGCTTTGGGGAAGAGAGCTGAGCTGCATGGACGCAGCTGTGCCCCGTGGAGAGATGTCCCCAGCCCATTCCCTTCCCCAGCGGTGACATGGTGGCCCTGCAATGGGCAgatgcaggcaggaggaggctggcacGCTCTGCCCAAGTCCGGCACCCATGGTTGGGTGGGTTGGGTGCGGACCCGCCATGCAGTGCCTCCGGCACCCTTGGGAGCAGGAGCTCAGCACCATGTGGGCTTTGCGGCTCCTCCAGCCTTGGAGATGGATCCCTGGCTTGCTGGAAAGCTGCTGGCTCCTGCGTGGGCAGCAGCCACAGAGCATCAGGGTCTCAGCCACGGCAGGGAATAGTTCTGCCTTAGGAGCAGGGACAAAGAGAGGGTGTCAAAGGCAGTGTGTGTCCCCCAAGGGCATCTCCTCGCCCTGGGCCACAGGGGAAGGCTCAGCTCTGGATGAGAGACAGCAGATCCCAGCTCCTTGAGAACTCACTCATCCAGTTTTCACTTCCATTTCTGGCCTGACTTGGGCTTGAGCCGACTTGCAGGCTCCCGGCTGTCCTGGGCACAACTCGGGGGCTGGTATGGGCCAGAGGCTCTCTGGCTCTACCGACTGGCTGCCCAGTGGCTGGGGGCTGGGTCGAGCAGTGTGGACATAGGCTGACTGCTCGAGTCCCACTCGAGCAGGGATTGCTCCTGGAAGCAGTGGCTGCGTGTATCCAGGGACCTCCATGCTCCTGGACTGATCATGTGGCAGGGGGACAGGTCCTCATGGGCCCACCACCAGCCTCCTTGAGCCCCTTAGCAAACTGCAGGACTTGAGGAGTGCGGGGTGGGGACTGTTCattctcctcctgcctttccccaaacCCAACGTGGGGCCGTTTGCCCAGCCTGCCCTCCCCACACCGGGCTGGAGCCTCACACCCAGCCCACACGTAGGCAGGGACCTTCTGCTCGTCTAGAGGGCTGGGAACCACGACCTGGGGGCAGATCCCTGGGAGGTTATGGTGGGAAGGCTTGCAGGCAGCTGGCACGAGGCTCACACCACGCTTACCGCGCACAGTGCCATAGTGTTGCTTCTCAAACCATGCCAGCTCCTTTTGCACGAGGCGTTCGTCTGGTTGCAGCATGGCCAACCTCCTTCGCATGTCCCGTGCTTTGTGGCAGCTGCCTTCAGACAACACTCCCCACCGCAGCCAGCCCCAAACTCACTCCAGCTAAACCAGAACCAGAACGAGACAAGATTTAAAAGATCTTCAAGTCCTCTCATAGTCTAAGAAGGGCCAAACCTCAGAGAATGTCAGACAGGTGAGGTGAGGTCTCCTGCAGAGCATGGTGACGTCCCGCTCCTATAGACACCGGGGCCTGTCGCTGGGCGATGCCTTGGCTGGCGAATGGCTGGTGGCCCCAAAAGGGTGGCTGTTTCCCCGGCAGCATCACCAAGCTGCTCAGATGGGATGCTCGTTACAGCTGGGAGTTAATCGCACGGCGGCGACAGCTATTGTTTCTTCACTTCCTCTTGTTATTTCCCCTCCGCAGATGGGGAGATCACTTCCAAGCCAATGGTGCTATTCCTGGGACCATGGAGCGTCGGCAAATCCTCCATGATAAACTACCTCCTTGGGCTGGACGACACTCCCTACCAACTCTACACAGGTACCACGCTCACCGcttgctccctgctctgccaAGAGCGTGCTGGCACCTGCATTTCTGCATCCAGGCAGTCAGCGGCTCCTGGCCACATCTCTTTGATTCCCCTCGTTATGGCAGGGAGGTTGCAATCTGGTCCATGTTGCCTGGCTGCGGTGTCACGTGGAGGGAGAAGTTCTCCACCACCACTCAGGGCCTGTCCACCCTCccccaggaggaggagaggatcTATCCCCGCAGCGtccctgtcccacagcacagggctCACTGCCTCCGACCCCGACCGCGAGAGCAGCAGTCACACCACAAGGGCGACTTGCCTTTgtcttctcccctttcctcctcacGTGCACCCAATTAATTCATCTTCCCAGGAGAAAAGTcattccccttccctcctccctgctcccacggATGTCATCTCACAGCTGAGGGCAGATGTCCGTGGCCAGCTCTGCGCTGCGGTAATGAGGGTTCCCAAGAGGTGTTTCTTCAGGGCACCTTGTGCAGTCAGACCACTTCCAGAACAACCAGTCCCCACAGAAAACAGCCCTGCTGGCATTTTCTCAAGAGGTTTGGCAAGAATTTCATAGGCCCGCTGCTTGCCTTCCCCCAGCATCTCTTGGCAAGCGAGCAATGCTCCTGAACTCCCTGGCTAGTCTCAGGCCAGGCCTGTCATGTCCGTTGCCCTGCATGGAtttcacagctctgctgctcctctcGTTGCTGGGCAGGGGCAGAACCTACCACCTCCGAATTCACTGTCATCATGCACGGCCCCAAGCTGAAGACCATTGAAGGCATTGTGATGGCTGCTGACAGCGCCCGCTCCTTCTCGCCCCTGGAGAAGTTTGGGCAGAACTTCTTGGAGAAGCTGATAGGAATCGAGGTGCCCCACAAACTGCTGGAGAGAGTCACCTTCGTGGACACGCCAGGCATCATTGAAAACCGCAAGCAGCAAGAACGAGGTAGGGGTTTACTGGGTTCATCTAAGGGACTCCAGAAAAGGTGCCATAACAATGCGAGATGACAAAGATGGCTGAAGCACAATGGGGAAGAGCCTGAGGCTAGAAAAGGGGTCTTGCATTGGAGGGGATGGCGACGTTTGTCTGCCCACGGCtatggcagcagcagctggcacctGGGAAACATACCCAAGTGTCATCAGTCAGAGCAGCCATTTCTGCTGTTTGGAGGTGGGACAGACAGGCGTTTCAGCAAGGTGTCTCTTGGGGCCTCTGTGGGCTGTTGATTGTCTGCTTCAGCTCAACATTTAATGTCCCGTTTGTCAGCCCTGGAGCCAGGCTTTGCCAATGGTGGGTGCTACGGCAGGGCCCAGAGAAGCACCAGTCCGTCCCCACAGCACCTGGGCTGCCAGGACAGATCAGCAGGGCTTCCTGACCCACTTGGTGCCCACTGGGGAAAGCAATGATGTGGCCAGTATCTGCTCACAGGAGCAGCAAGAATCTgtggccagcagcagggagaaagaAGGTTTGGAGGTGAGGCTGAGGGAGACACGTAGTCGCAGGCCCAGACACACAGGGATGGGTTTTCATGCCAAGAAACTCTGAAGTGTTTTCAGCACATGAGAAACAGGTTCTAGGCTGCATGGGAAGTCTGCTGGGTCTCACACCCTGTTCAACCCAGACAGGATGTGAGGCACGGCAGGCTCAAGGTTTATCTGTCCCTTGACCTGAAGGGACTCATCCTGTGCTGGCCATTTCTGCTggatttctctctttcctctcctcaaGGTTACCCATTCAACGATGTGTGCCAGTGGTTCATTGACAGAGCTGATCTCATCTTCGTTGTCTTTGACCCTACCAAGCTGGATGTGGGCTTGGAGCTGGAGATGCTGTTTCGCCAGCTGAAGGGCCGCGAGTCTCAGATCCGAATCATCTTGAACAAAGCCGACAGCCTGGCTACCCAGGAGCTCATGAGAGTCTACGGTGCCTTATTCTGGAGCCTGGCTCCTCTCATCAATGTCACAGAGCCACCCAGGGTGTACGTTAGCTCCTTCTGGCCCCAGGAGTACCATCCGGATACCCACAAAGACCTGTTCCTCAAAGAAGAGATATCACTCCTGGAAGATCTCAACCAGGTGATTGAGAACAGGATGGAAAATAAGATCGCCTTCATACGCCAGCATGCCATCCGGGTGCGCATCCATGCCCTTTTGGTCGATCGCTATCTACAGACCTACAAGGACAAAATGACCTTCTTTAGCGATGGAGAACTGGTGTTCAGGGACATTGTGGAAGATCCTGACAAGTTCTTTATCTTTAAGTCCATTCTGGCAAAGACCAATGTCAGCAAATTTGACCTCCCCAACCGCGAGGCTTACAAGGACTTCTTTGGCATCAACCCCATCACCAGCTTTAAGCTGCTGTCTCAGCAGTGTTCCTACATGGGAGGGTGTTTCCTAGAGAAGATTGAGAAGGCCATCACTCGCGAGCTTCCCGATCTCTTGGGAAGCATCGGCCTGGGGAAGAAGCCCAATGTTCTCTCCTGCGACATCACTGGATGTGGTGAAACCCCCAAAAATCGCTACAGGAAACCCTAAGGTGTTCTGTAATATAACCATCCACGTGTTCCTACCGGTGAATGAGCTTATGTCTTATCTGTCCAAGAAGCCGTGGTTTGTTAACCCTTTGAGTGCCATGCTGGCAAAGGCTACTGTACGATGAGGACTTTGAGTCATTGACATCGATGGCAGGGGAAGATGGGTGGGCataagaaagagaataaaaactgtGAATTCCTGACATTTTATCTTTGTTCTTTTGAGTAGAAGGCAATGTTTAAGCTGTAAGTATGAGCAATGCACAGTGAGCTAGAACTGTAGCTGCTTTTTCACTGGCGCCAAGAGTGCGTGAACAGGAATTTCAACCTCTGCATCCCCGAAGCCGGCAGGGAGCGAGAATGAGGGCACAGCGTGAGAGCACAGGGGAGAGCAGTGACACACTAACCCAGGGCATCACCAGGAGCCCTGGGGGCAAAGCGCTGGGCAAGGAAAGAGAGGCCAGGTCCCAGCTGTTGTTTTCAGGCACAAACGTTCTACAAATCTCTGCAAATAttgatcttgtttttctttctgagactTTTAGGTTGCCCAGTGAGTTTTCCTTTCGCATAACAGCTGAAATGAACTTCTGCAGCCTTCACCTGGGTGTTTGCTTTAAGAAGGGGCTTTTGCAGGGGCATTTGTAGCTCCAGACAGGTAGCCGTGATGGGATTTGCAAGTCCATGTCAGAGGAAGCAGTGGGCCAGAaaggagctgagctgtgctggaggaggagggccAGCTCCCCAAATCACAAAGTTCCACAAGGAGTCATGAGCAGGTTTTCCTCCCCCTGGGCCAGCATGGGGACAGGGCACTTCATCTCCGTGTGTGCCATCAACCGCAAAAACCCATGCCGGCAAGTCAAGCCTGTGGAACAGCAGGGGTCCGAGGATTAAGGGTTTGGTAGTTTGACCTTGTTCAAGTCCATGTTGCTGTTTTCTCAGTCAAACCCCTGTGGTTTTGTGCTctgtggagggaggcaggaacaGGGGGCTGCATCCTTTTGCCCATCTGCTAATCTGTTCTCCCTAGGAAAACCCAGGCAGGTTTCTCTGGCTTGTTCACCAAACTTCCCCCATTTTAGCCACGATTTTGTTCTCATCTCTGTACATCAGCAGTCAGTCCTGGGAGGAGAACAAATACTGCTTTGGAAACACCCAAGCAGGGTGAGGTTCCCTGTGAACAGCCGACCTTGAAACCCAGCAGTGAAAGCCAGGGGACTAGGGGTGGCCTCATCAGTGGGTCctcacagccagcacagctggcTGCTGAGCCAAGCACAAAACAGCCAAGAGGTAGATGTTGCTCTGGATGGAGACCGGCGCCTTCAAGCCCACCAATAACCTGCTGAACATTCTTTCTCCATTCTCCTGCCAAACGACGACAGCTAGCACTGTTCTCCAGGAAACCTCTGGAGCAGAGGGACTTACCTTTGACAGGAACAAGAAGACGTGCAGGTGCTGGGTGAggcaagaaaaaggcaaaaggattgaaagagggaaagagaaaggtgGGAATGGAAGGCTCTGTTGTGATGGGAAGGGTGTGAAGGGCAGCACCCCTCGTCTCCACGTGCCCAGAGGGATGTGAGCTAAGGCAGAAGGTTCATGGAGCTCCACGTCCCCCAGCACTGAGGCCAGGCACTGTGAAGAAGAGGGCTCCTCAAGTCCAGGTGAGTCTGGGGGGACGCGGCCCCAGGCACTTCCATGCTCCTTGTCTCTGTTTCGAGGTGGGACTCTACCTTTGAACTAATGAAGACAAGACCTAGATCTACATCCAAGCATGGGAAGGGGCATGGCTTGTGCAGAGGGATTTTGCCTGCAGCGCAGAGAGGACCAGAGGTACAAGTGAAGGCAAGCAGAATGTcagagaaagcagcagccagaaCAGCCCGGAGAGAGGTGATGTGCTCGTGAGTCAGTGCCGTGAGGTCTCAAacctgccccagggctgctgccccCCTCTGCTGCTGTTCCTTCTTCTTTCATGTACGTGACCCCATCGCTCATTGGCGTCCCTCTCTGTCTCACCCACTCCTCCTCACCTCTCACTCTCCTCCACAGGGCTAGTCTGCATGGTTTTCTTAAGAGCTAATGGAATAGAGACACCGACAGAAACGTGCTAATATTGTCACTGTTCCTGCTGTCACAGTGTGTGTCACTGTCACGGCAAGCAAAGGCCATCAAATGTTTCTATTTACAAGCACCGTATTGTGCCATCTCTTTCCTTGCTGCCCTGTTCCCCCAAAACCTGTGGGCTCTGGGGTACCCAGGGAAAAGCTCCCCATCCCAGGAAGGAGCTCTGACTCTCCCTTATGCCCTTGAACATGAAGGCACCTTCGCTCTGCTCTCAGGCCGCTCCCATTGTTCTCCTCatcccttttctgttttccttttgttctgctttatcCTCCAGCACTCGTtgcctcctttcctccctttttcttcccttcagcacCCGCACGCCCTGTGCAAAGCCCTGGTGCCCATGTTCTTGATGGGGCTTCCCTGTGACAGCCCAAcccctttttcccctccctgatATCATACGTTAGAGTTCTCTTCCCAAAGCGATGGCAGCAGTGGTCTGAAGCTGGGGCTGTTTTCTGCTCCCTG
This portion of the Strix uralensis isolate ZFMK-TIS-50842 chromosome 16, bStrUra1, whole genome shotgun sequence genome encodes:
- the SRL gene encoding sarcalumenin isoform X3 encodes the protein MKGLNLLCCCVASLLLLSTAEEVEDASEPTKRDRSHLESTLKLNEDKPADDFSGALQRLRKIYHSSIKPLEQSYRYNELRQHEITAYPGRTLGSSATDGEITSKPMVLFLGPWSVGKSSMINYLLGLDDTPYQLYTGAEPTTSEFTVIMHGPKLKTIEGIVMAADSARSFSPLEKFGQNFLEKLIGIEVPHKLLERVTFVDTPGIIENRKQQERGYPFNDVCQWFIDRADLIFVVFDPTKLDVGLELEMLFRQLKGRESQIRIILNKADSLATQELMRVYGALFWSLAPLINVTEPPRVYVSSFWPQEYHPDTHKDLFLKEEISLLEDLNQVIENRMENKIAFIRQHAIRVRIHALLVDRYLQTYKDKMTFFSDGELVFRDIVEDPDKFFIFKSILAKTNVSKFDLPNREAYKDFFGINPITSFKLLSQQCSYMGGCFLEKIEKAITRELPDLLGSIGLGKKPNVLSCDITGCGETPKNRYRKP
- the SRL gene encoding sarcalumenin isoform X4; the protein is MKGLNLLCCCVASLLLLSTAEVEDASEPTKRDRSHLESTLKLNEDKPADDFSGALQRLRKIYHSSIKPLEQSYRYNELRQHEITAYPGRTLGSSATDGEITSKPMVLFLGPWSVGKSSMINYLLGLDDTPYQLYTGAEPTTSEFTVIMHGPKLKTIEGIVMAADSARSFSPLEKFGQNFLEKLIGIEVPHKLLERVTFVDTPGIIENRKQQERGYPFNDVCQWFIDRADLIFVVFDPTKLDVGLELEMLFRQLKGRESQIRIILNKADSLATQELMRVYGALFWSLAPLINVTEPPRVYVSSFWPQEYHPDTHKDLFLKEEISLLEDLNQVIENRMENKIAFIRQHAIRVRIHALLVDRYLQTYKDKMTFFSDGELVFRDIVEDPDKFFIFKSILAKTNVSKFDLPNREAYKDFFGINPITSFKLLSQQCSYMGGCFLEKIEKAITRELPDLLGSIGLGKKPNVLSCDITGCGETPKNRYRKP